In one Eschrichtius robustus isolate mEscRob2 chromosome 15, mEscRob2.pri, whole genome shotgun sequence genomic region, the following are encoded:
- the MSGN1 gene encoding mesogenin-1, with amino-acid sequence MDNLRETFLSLEDGLGSSDSPGLLSSWDWKDRAGPFELTQASPTQSLSPAPSMESYSSSPCPAVAGLSCGHGGANNGSSNACSGLGTGGLVEVGYDVLAFQPAYLQGAGGPKTQKGTKVRMSVQRRRKASEREKLRMRTLADALHTLRNYLPPVYSQRGQPLTKIQTLKYTIKYIGELTDLLNSGREPRPQST; translated from the coding sequence ATGGACAACCTGCGTGAGACCTTCCTCAGCCTCGAAGACGGCTTGGGCTCCTCCGACAGCCCTGGCCTGCTGTCCTCCTGGGACTGGAAAGACAGGGCAGGGCCCTTTGAGCTGACCCAGGCCTCTCCCACCCAGAGCCTCTCTCCGGCCCCATCGATGGAGTCCTATTCTTCTTCTCCTTGTCCGGCTGTGGCTGGGCTGTCCTGTGGGCACGGAGGTGCCAACAATGGGAGCAGCAATGCCTGCAGTGGCCTTGGGACTGGCGGCCTGGTGGAGGTGGGTTATGATGTGTTAGCTTTCCAGCCTGCCTATCTGCAGGGCGCTGGTGGCCCCAAAACCCAGAAGGGCACCAAAGTCAGGATGTCCGTTCAGCGGAGACGGAAGGCCAGCGAGAGGGAGAAGCTCCGGATGAGGACCTTGGCTGATGCCCTGCACACCCTCCGGAATTACCTGCCACCTGTCTACAGCCAAAGGGGCCAGCCGCTCACCAAGATCCAGACGTTGAAGTACACCATCAAGTACATCGGAGAACTCACAGACCTTCTCAACAGCGGGCGAGAGCCACGGCCCCAGAGCACTTGA